In Streptomyces sp. NBC_00878, a single window of DNA contains:
- a CDS encoding SAM-dependent methyltransferase, with the protein MNMSTDTSSRAEETGSSRETVPETDPGSAVDPDSPNVARIYDYFLGGQVNYPADRAAADRIAAEMPQTPLTARAMRRWLTRTVRSMVVDEGITQFLDLGAGLPTQENVHQVAARHTPEARVVYVDTDPVVLAHGRQLLDGTGSVLILGDVMEMAAVLEHPRVVELLDFARPLGVLISGVLHFLPDAADPHSQIALLRDRLAPGSCLAVNSLVSDHDRDRAERLMMLYRGETGKGELRSAAEVARFFGDFIVQPPGLVPLDDWRPDAPVPPADDPGRLVWGGMASNR; encoded by the coding sequence ATGAACATGTCGACGGACACCTCGTCCAGGGCAGAAGAGACCGGTTCTTCCCGGGAGACCGTCCCCGAAACCGACCCGGGTTCCGCTGTCGATCCGGATTCACCCAATGTCGCGCGGATCTATGACTACTTCCTCGGCGGCCAGGTCAACTACCCCGCCGACCGCGCCGCCGCCGACCGGATAGCCGCCGAGATGCCGCAGACACCACTGACAGCGCGCGCCATGCGGCGCTGGCTGACCCGGACGGTACGGTCCATGGTGGTCGACGAGGGGATCACCCAGTTCCTCGACCTGGGGGCCGGGCTGCCCACTCAGGAGAACGTGCATCAGGTGGCCGCCCGCCACACACCCGAGGCCAGGGTCGTCTACGTGGACACCGATCCCGTGGTCCTGGCCCACGGCCGGCAACTCCTCGATGGCACCGGATCGGTGCTGATCCTCGGGGACGTCATGGAGATGGCAGCCGTCCTGGAACACCCCCGGGTGGTGGAGCTCCTCGACTTCGCCAGGCCCCTGGGCGTCCTGATCTCCGGCGTACTCCATTTCCTGCCGGACGCGGCGGACCCCCACAGCCAGATCGCCCTGTTGCGTGACCGGCTGGCTCCGGGAAGCTGCCTCGCCGTCAACTCACTGGTGTCGGATCACGACCGGGACCGCGCCGAGCGCCTGATGATGCTCTACCGGGGAGAGACCGGAAAGGGAGAGTTGCGCAGCGCGGCCGAAGTGGCCCGCTTCTTCGGGGACTTCATCGTCCAGCCCCCGGGCCTGGTCCCGCTGGACGACTGGCGTCCGGACGCCCCGGTGCCGCCCGCCGACGACCCGGGCCGCCTGGTGTGGGGCGGGATGGCGAGCAATCGCTGA
- a CDS encoding LuxR C-terminal-related transcriptional regulator, whose translation MNPNPPPPTAEDRQISRALTDLLKATGVDLAFGGVVSDGRQVKITKRVGSARGMPNGLTVGFGLGLGGKALALRRPLMVNDYVATSGISHQYDRVVAAEGLRAMVAAPVVVNRTVRAVLYGAIRQAVPLGERTVGALTDTIRHLEQSLAVQDEVTRCLARLENELVPPDGADPTTSPRVETVRGAYAELRILAQQVTDIDVHDQVGAVCEKLAAAIGGFSPFSSAPALSSRELDVLSCVALGWTNSDIAAQLGLRIETVKSYLRSAMHRLGCHSRLDAVVTARGLGLLP comes from the coding sequence GTGAACCCGAACCCGCCGCCACCCACCGCCGAAGACCGGCAGATCAGCCGTGCCCTCACGGACTTACTCAAGGCCACCGGAGTGGATCTCGCCTTCGGTGGTGTGGTGTCGGACGGACGCCAGGTGAAGATCACCAAGAGGGTCGGCAGCGCAAGAGGAATGCCAAACGGGTTGACCGTCGGGTTCGGTCTGGGCCTCGGAGGCAAGGCGCTGGCTCTGCGGCGCCCGCTCATGGTCAACGACTACGTGGCCACGAGCGGGATCAGCCACCAGTACGACCGGGTGGTCGCCGCGGAGGGCCTGCGTGCCATGGTGGCAGCTCCTGTGGTGGTGAACCGGACGGTACGGGCGGTGTTGTACGGCGCGATTCGCCAGGCCGTTCCGCTGGGCGAGCGAACTGTCGGCGCCCTCACCGATACCATCCGCCACTTGGAACAGAGCCTGGCGGTACAGGACGAGGTGACCCGCTGCCTCGCCAGACTGGAAAACGAGTTGGTACCACCCGACGGCGCCGACCCGACAACGTCGCCCCGGGTTGAAACGGTCCGCGGAGCCTATGCCGAGCTGCGGATTCTCGCACAGCAGGTCACTGACATCGATGTCCACGACCAGGTCGGTGCCGTATGCGAAAAGCTGGCCGCGGCCATCGGCGGTTTCTCCCCGTTCTCGTCCGCACCGGCACTGTCCTCCAGAGAGCTCGACGTCCTGTCGTGCGTCGCGCTGGGCTGGACCAACAGCGACATCGCGGCCCAACTCGGCCTGCGGATCGAGACGGTGAAGAGCTATCTGCGCAGCGCGATGCACCGGCTCGGATGCCACTCGCGTCTTGACGCGGTTGTCACCGCCCGTGGCCTCGGCCTGCTTCCCTGA
- a CDS encoding NAD(P)/FAD-dependent oxidoreductase — protein MPREAVVIGGGLAGMLTVRALLGHADTVTVIERDRYPDGPRFRKGVPQARHPHVLLSGGRRALEELLPGTGAAFAEAGAHRLELPRDLLIRYGNGWQHRFHEGRHALLSCSRPLLDHVVRDRVLRAAASTATRVEVVQAAEATGLLGTADRVTGVRFRVRDGGRGERELPAELVVDASGRGSRAPEWLVALGRSAPRQETVDTGLGYASRRLTLASPPTAGVYINPAPGTPRGGSLLPLEGGDWLLMLYGWRRHRPPTDEDGFLDFLASLAHPYIHDSVKEAQPRSAIHGFHNTANRRLHYSDPGGVPEGFVAVADAACSFNPVYGQGMSVVALGALALRDTLARGGLRPGLAGTAQRAVSRAADAAWLIAVSTDRPHAGSATLADRVRIRYLSRLIARSVTDPVVGAAYRDVSSLTAPPARLIAPCVVLRALLRPCRPGLPVPPPEAEHGT, from the coding sequence ATGCCCCGGGAAGCGGTGGTGATCGGTGGCGGACTCGCCGGGATGCTGACGGTACGGGCGCTGCTGGGGCACGCGGACACGGTGACCGTCATCGAACGGGACCGTTACCCGGACGGTCCCCGGTTCCGCAAGGGCGTACCGCAGGCACGGCACCCGCACGTCCTCCTCAGCGGCGGTCGGCGTGCCCTGGAGGAATTACTGCCCGGCACCGGCGCCGCCTTCGCCGAGGCCGGGGCACACCGCCTCGAACTCCCTCGGGACCTGCTGATCCGGTACGGCAACGGCTGGCAGCACCGATTCCACGAGGGGCGGCACGCGCTGCTGAGTTGCAGCCGCCCACTGCTGGATCATGTTGTACGAGACCGAGTACTGCGCGCGGCGGCCTCCACTGCCACCAGGGTGGAGGTCGTTCAGGCCGCTGAGGCGACCGGCCTGCTCGGCACCGCCGATCGGGTCACCGGAGTGCGCTTCCGTGTCCGCGACGGCGGCCGGGGCGAGCGGGAGCTGCCCGCAGAGCTGGTCGTCGACGCCTCCGGGCGTGGCTCGCGCGCGCCCGAGTGGCTGGTCGCGCTCGGTCGGTCGGCACCGCGCCAGGAAACGGTGGACACCGGTCTCGGCTATGCCAGCCGAAGGCTCACGCTGGCCTCGCCGCCGACCGCCGGGGTCTACATCAACCCTGCGCCCGGCACCCCGCGGGGCGGCTCACTGCTTCCTCTGGAAGGCGGCGACTGGCTCCTGATGCTCTACGGATGGCGCCGTCACCGGCCTCCCACCGACGAGGACGGGTTCCTGGACTTCCTGGCGTCGCTCGCGCACCCCTACATCCATGACTCGGTGAAGGAAGCACAGCCGCGTTCCGCGATTCACGGCTTCCACAACACGGCCAACCGCCGCCTCCACTACAGCGACCCCGGGGGCGTCCCGGAGGGGTTCGTGGCGGTGGCGGACGCGGCATGCAGCTTCAACCCCGTGTATGGACAGGGGATGTCCGTGGTGGCCCTCGGCGCGCTCGCACTGCGCGACACGCTGGCTCGTGGCGGCCTGCGCCCGGGACTGGCGGGCACAGCCCAACGCGCCGTCAGCCGTGCCGCCGACGCTGCCTGGCTGATCGCCGTCAGCACCGACCGTCCGCACGCCGGCTCGGCCACGCTCGCCGATCGCGTGCGCATCCGGTACCTGTCCCGGCTGATCGCCCGCTCTGTCACCGACCCCGTGGTCGGCGCGGCCTATCGCGATGTCTCCTCGCTCACCGCGCCACCCGCCCGGCTGATCGCCCCGTGCGTCGTCCTGCGTGCCCTCCTCCGCCCGTGCCGTCCCGGCCTGCCGGTCCCGCCGCCGGAGGCGGAGCACGGGACATGA